The window TTATACGTGCTTCACCGGCGCCGGGTTCCAGGAAGATGAGAAACCGGATTCACTCTCCTGAATCAAGCTCGTAACGCGCCGCCGGGTTGTTTTTTATTCAGCTTTCAGCCACACCCCCCGCCCGCTACGCGGGCACCCCCTTTATTAAGGGGAATTTTAACGGCCCGCATTACGGTCCTCTCGGAAGTGCGGCCTGTGTGGCTTTAATCCCCTTTAACAAAGGGGATAGAGGGGGATTTAATGGAATAACCGGGCGAGGCCTGCCTCGCCTTTCCGCCTCTTGCGATCCTTTCCCCGCTCACTTCTTCCCCGGCCCGGCCTTTCTCTTCATCTGGCTCACTTTGACGGCGTGCCTGCTCCACATCTCGTGCAACAGCAGCAGGTCGCTCAGGATTTCGAAAAACACCACTCCCTCCTCCAGCAGGCGGCCGATATTATCTTCCTCAGTGGGCGCCCCCACCCAGACTCCATGCTTGTCCGCCGCTTTCACCGTGGCGCGCAGGGCCTCCATGATCCGCTTGTCGTAGCGCTGCGGCCCGCGCAGCCCGATCGACATCGAGTAGTCCGCCGCCCCGAAAAACACGTAGTCCAGCCCCTCCACCGACATGATCTCGTCGATGGCCTCCATGGTGCGCACGTGCTCCACCATCACCCCGATCAACGGTTCCCTGTCGCTCCACTCCACCCACTCGTTTCCGGCCAGGGTGCCCCAGTGCGCGCTGAAACAGTCGCCGCAGTAGCCGCGCATCCCGCGGGGCGGAAACTTGGCCGCCCGCACCACGGCCTCGGCCTCCTCCGGAGTGTAGATATTGGGCACCAGCACGGCCCCGGCCCCGATTTCCAAAGCTTTGCGCACCAGGAACGGGTTGTCGCGGTCCACCCGCAGCATGGGCACGATATCGGCGATAGCCGCCGCGCGCATCAGATGCTCGGCCGAGGAGTCCTGCCGCCAGGCGTGCTCGTTGTCGATCCGCATGAAATCCAACCCGGCGTACCCGCCGATCTCCATCACGTTGGGGCTCCAGGAGTGGATCGCGCTGCCCACGCACAGGCCGCCCGCGGCCAGCTTGGCGCGCATCTTGTTCGGTTTGCGTTCCATTTTTACCTCTATCGGTTCGTCGAGAAATGTTGTTGTCGAGTGGAGAGTCTCTTCCTTTGAATTTACCGCCGCGCCCGGTGCAAGGCAAAGGGAATTCCCCCGTGCAAGGTTGCGCTGGTCTGAAGGGGCGGCCCCTGTGGCCGCCCGAAAAAATGGGGCAGGCACAGGGGCCTGCCCCTACAGAAATCCATTGCCGCCGCCGCAACCCTCAGCCCTTGTACCCCGGCCCACGCACGAACCGTCCAGGCTTGGCCCCAGTGTGCTCCCCGTCCCGGATCACCGGCGTGCCGTTGACCAGCACGTGCTTCACCCCGGTGGCGTACTGCATCGGCTGCTCGTAGGTGGAGCGGTCGCTGATTGTCTGCGGGTCGAACACCACGATATCGGCGAAATAGCCGGGCTTAAGGAACCCCCGGCGCTCCAGGCGCAGGGTGGTCGCAGGAAGGCCGCTCATGCGGTGCACAGCCTCGGCCAGGCTGATAATCTTCTCCTCGCGCACGTACTTTCCCAGCACCCGGGCGAATGTCCCGTAGGCCCGCGGGTGCGCGCTGGCCTTCAGGAACACGCCCTCCGGGGCCGAGCTCTCGGCATCCGAGCCGATACAGACCCAGCTCAGGCTGATCTTGCGCCGCACCTGCTCCTCGGACATCAGGAAAAACACCGCGCTCACCCGGCTGCCGTCGCGCAGCACCAGGTCCATGGAGGTTTCGGCCGGGTTGGTGCCGTTACGGGCGGCCACCTCGGCCAGGCTCATGCCGGTCAGGGCCTTGAGCGAGTCGTTCTTGAGGCCCACCAGCTTGATATTCTCAGCCCCGGCCAGGTAGAAAAAGTTCTCCCAGCCCTCGCCCGGCTCGTTCATCTCGCGGCGAAGGCGCTCCCGCACCTTCGGGTCCTGAAGGCGCTCCACCCAGGCCTCGAACCCGCCCTCCTGCACCCAGGTGGGCATCACCGCATACAGCCCGGTCTCGGCCGCTGTGTAGGGGTAGATATCCGCGGTCACGGGCAGGCCCTCGGCGCGGGCGGCCTCCACCTTGGCTATGGCCTGCTCCAGCTTGTCCCAGTTGACCTGTCCCGCGGCCTTGAAATGGTAGATTTCGCTGCGCGCCCCGGAGCGGCGGGCGATCTCGAGGAACTCGTCCAGAGCCTCCAGGAAACGGTTGCCCTCGGAGCGGATATGCGAGATGTAGATTCCGCCGTACTGGGCCGAGACCGAGGCCAGGGCGGTAAGCTCCTCGGTGGTCGAGTAGGAGCCGGGCATGTAGATCAGCGCCGAGGCCACGCCCAGCGCGCCCTCGGCCATGGCCCGGGCGGTGATCTCTTTCATCCGCTCCAGTTCGTCCGGTGTGGGCGGACGGTTCTCGTAGCCGATCACATTGACTCTCGGAGTGGCCGCCCCCAGGAACGAGGCCACGTTGGTCGACACCCCGCGCCGCTCCAGGTACTCCAGGAACTGGCCCAGGGTGGACCATTCTATGTCGTAGCGGATATCGCCCTGACGCTCCAGCTTCTCCTGCTTCATCTTCTCGTTCAGCGGCCCCATCGACTCGCCCTCGCCCATCACCTCCAGGGTCACCCCCTGGCGCAGGTCGCTCTGGCTGCGGCCGTCCGCGATCAGGGCATCCTGCGCCCAACTGATCACGTTGATGAAGCCCGGGCTGACCGCCAGCCCGGTGGCGTCGATCTCTCTCGCCCCCTTGTAACTGTCGCCGAGTTGCCCTATCGCCAGGATCGAATCTCCGCGCAGGGCGATATCGGCCACCACGGGCTCGCCGCCCGTGCCGTCATACACCGTGCCGCCGCGGATTATCGTGTCGGCCTTAACCTGTTCCCTGGAGCAGGAGCCGATAAGCGGGAGAAGGAGCGGCAGGAGGGAAAGGAACGCGGTGCTGCGCATGGCCGGAGCCTCCGTGGAAGAGGGCTGAAATGAGCCGGGGCAACTCCTGAGCGGAACTGCCCCGTGCGCTGATTATCCTTACATGTATGACTCCGGCCCGGGCCGGAATCAGCTATTGGGAGTAAATCGACGGCTTGTGTACGAAACACTCCTCGTTTTCGCCCGGCTCGGTTCCCACCTTGAAAATCTCGGTGTAGACCGACTGCGGTGGGCAGAACCGCGTGGCCAGCATCCCGCTGGCCTTGCAGATCAGCCGCGTGGTCAGCCCGTCCGCCGGGCTGTCGAAATCGCGCGGGGTCATTGTCTCGTAGGCCGCTTTCATAAACTCGGTCCAGACCGGCAGGGCCAGAAGGCTGCCCGTGCCGGTGTTCATTATCCGCTGCGGGCGGTCGAACCCGATCCACACCCCGCAGACCAGGTCGGGGGTGTAACCCACGAACCAGGCGTCCGTGTAGTTGTTGGTCGTGCCGGTCTTGCCCCCGGCCGGCACGGTGAACCCGGCCTGGCGCGCCCCGTAGCCGGTGCCGTGGTCCACCACGTCGCGCATCATGCTCAGCACGATATAGGCGGTCTGGGGCGAGAGCGCCTCCTCGCGGTCCGGCTGGAACGAGCGCACCAGGTTGCCCCGGCTGTCGCGTATCTCGCGGATCGCGCGCGGGCCCACCCGCACCCCCAGGTTGGGGTAGGTGGTGTAGGCGCTCACCAGCTCGATCGGGTAGACATCCGCGCTGCCCACGGCCATCGACTCCACCGGCGGGATCTTCGAGGTGATCCCCATCCGGCGGGCGTAGGCCGCCACGGTCTCAGCGCCCACGGTCATCAGGGTCTTGATCGCCACCAGGTTGACCGATTTCATCATCGCGGTGCGAAGGGTGATCGGCCCCAGAAACTCACCCTCGTAGTTGGAGGGACGCCAGATCGTGCCGTCCGCCTGCGGGATCGAGATGGGTGAATCCTCCACCACCTGGCAGGCCGGGATCCCGTTGTCGATGGCCGCGGTGTAGACAAAGGGCTTGAACGCGCTGCCCGGCTGGCGCAGGGCCTGCACGGCGCGGTTGAACTTGCTCTCCCAGTAGCTGCGCCCGCCGATCATCACCAGGATATCCCCGCTGGCCGGGTCCAGGGTCAGCATCGCGCCCTCGAGATAATCCATGTTGGGCTGCTCGTTGTCCTTGATCCCGCCCTTCTCCAGGATTTTGGCCCGCGTCGGGTGGTTGAACGGTCGTATCTTGCCCGCCTCGATGTACTGGATTTGCTCCTCCAGCGCCTTCTCGGCGGCTTTCTGCATGCGCACATCCAGCCCGGTGTAGACCTGGAGGCCCAGACGGTAGAGGTCCTCCTCGGCGTAGTCCTGCAGCAGGAGCTGGCGCACGTAGTCCACGAAATAGGGCGCCACCCACTCCCGCGAGCGACCGCCCGACAGGTTGATCGGCGTCGCCTTGACCGAGTCGGCTTGCGCCCGGCCCAGGCAGCCGGTCTCGACCATGCATTCGAGCACCCAGTTGCGGCGCTCCCGGGCGGCGTCGATGTTGTTGAGCGGGCTGTTGCGGCTGGGCGCGTTGGGCAGCCCGGCCAGCACCGCGCTCTCGGCAAGGTCGAGCTGGCTCACGTCCTTGCCGAAATAGGTCCGCGCCGCCTCCTGTATGCCCCAGGCCCCGCTGCCGAAATAGATCTGGTTGAAATAGCGCTCCAGGATTTCATCCTTGGTGTAGGTGCGCTCGATCTCCCAGGCCAGGATCGCCTCGCGCACCTTGCGGCTGTAGGTGCGCTCGCGGGTCAGGAACAGCTCGCGGGCCAGCTGCTGGGTGATTGTCGAGCCTCCCTGCTGGATGCTGTGGGTGAGCTGGTTGATATAGAACGCGCGGATCACGCCCCAGACATCGATTCCCCAGTGGGTGTAGAACTTACGGTCCTCCACCGACAGGAGCGCGTCCTTGAGGCTCTGCGGAATACGGTCCAGCGAGACCGGCACCCGGCGCTCGGTGTAAAGCTCGGCCAACAGCGTGCTGTCGCGGGCGAAAATGCGGGTCACCAGGTTGGGCGGGTCCAGCTCCATCTTGGCGATCGAGGGCAGCCCGGCGCTGAAATACTTGAGCAGTCCCACGCCCATGCCCAGGCCGAAAAAGATCGTGATCGTGGCTACGAACAGCCCCACCCGCACGAGCGTCCCGAACCGCGGCGCACCCTCGGCCCGCTCCTCCTTCTTTTTCCTTCTCAAAGCAGCCATCACTTAATCCATTCTGTCGTTTCTTTCCCGTTTCTTCATGGAACAAAAGAAATAAAATAAAACCCTCGGCCCGCTGCCGCAAGTTGCGCGCCAAAAGCTCCGGGTCGGAACAGCCTTGATTTTTGGCGGCCCTTTTATTATTAAATCTTGATTAATCTGTATAATACAGCTTCGGACACGTTACTTTTTCAACGCTGGGCAGCGCACAGGAGCACCCCCATAAATGGCCTTTCCGCCGCTTAACGAACAGATGGACCTCATCCGCCGCGGCGCGGTGGAGATAATCTCCGAGGAGGAGCTGGAGCGCAAGGTCAGCCGCAGCCTCGGCGCCGGCACCCCCCTCACGGTCAAGCAGGGCTTCGATCCCACCGCCCCGGACATTCACCTCGGCCACACGGTCTCGATCCAGAAACTGCGCGACTTCCAGAGCCTCGGACACCGGGTGGTGTTCCTGATCGGCGATTTCACCGCCATGATCGGCGACCCCACCGGACGCAGCGAGACCCGCCGCACCATGACCCGCCAGGATGTCCTGGCCAACGCCGAGACCTACAAGGAACAGGTGTTCAAGATCCTCGACCCGGCCGCCACGGTGGTGGATTTCAACAGCCGCTGGCTGGGCCAGCTCGGGGTGGAGGGGCTGATGCAGCTCACCGGCCTCTACACCGTGGCCCGCATGCTGGAGCGGGATGATTTCGCCAAGCGCTACGCCGAGGGCCGCCCCATCTCGATCCTCGAATTCCTCTACCCCCTGATGCAGGGTTATGATTCTGTGGCCCTGAAGTCGGATGTGGAGCTGGGCGGCACGGACCAGAAATTCAACCTGCTCGTGGGACGCGACCTGCAGCGCTCCTGGAACCAGGAGCCCCAGGTGGTGCTGACCATGCCGCTGCTGGTGGGGCTGGATGGCGTCCACAAGATGAGCAAGAGCCTGGGCAACTACATCGGGATCAACGAGCCGGCCGAGCAGATCTACGGCAAGGTGATGTCCATCCCGGACGAGATGATCTACACCTACTACGAGCTGGTGGCTGCCGCGCCGCTGGAAAAGCTCCAGCGGATTAAGGCTGCCCTGGCGGATGGCTCCAACCCGCGCGATATCAAGCGCGACCTGGCCCTGGATGTCACCGCGCTCTATCACGGCGAGGCGGCCGCCTCCGCCGCACGCGAGCATTTCGAGCGCGTCGTGGTGCGCAAGGAGCGGCCGGACGAGGTGGAGCGGCACAGCCTGCCCGCCGGAGGTGAGCCGCTCTGGCTGCCCGGCCTGTTGCGCGAGACCGGCCTGGTCAAAAGCTCCAGCGAGGCGAACCGCATGATCGCCCAGGGCGCGGTGTTCGTGGATGATGTGAAAGTGGAGAGCGGAGACTATAAGCTGGAGCCCGCGGGCGAGCATTTCGTGCGGGTGGGCAAGCGGCGTTTCATCAAGGTGGTGTTCGAGTAGCATTAGGTAGCTGCGTGATCCGATAGATTGCGGTACGACAGGTGTCTCGGGAGGTGTGGCATGGGTATGAAAGAGCGTCCGCTTCAGACCAAGATAATCTACGGCCCGGTGGACAGCCGCCGCCTGGGCCGTTCCCTGGGCGTGAACATCCTGCCCACGCAGTGGAAAGTCTGCACCTTTGATTGCCTCTACTGCCAGTATGGCTGGACCTGCTGCAACTGGGAGGGCCCCGAGAGCGTCGAGCACCTCGGCCTGCCCACCCCCGAGGAGGTGGCCGAGGCCCTGGAGGCCGCCTTGCCCGCGCTTGGTCCGGTGGATGCGGTCACCCTGGCCGGCAACGGCGAGCCGACCCTGCACCCGCGCTTCGAGCCGACAGTCCGTCTGGTGGCTGCGGTGCGCGACCGCCTGGCCCCCGGTGTGCCGCTGGTCATCCTCTCCAACAGCTCCACGATCACCGCGCCCGAGGTGCGGCGCGCTTTCCGCCTGATCGACCGCCCGGTGATGAAACTGGATGCCGGCAGCCCGGTCCTGTTCGACCAGATCAACCGCCCGCGCCCGGGCATCGAGTTCGACAAGGTGGTCGAGGCCCTGGCCGCGCTGGAGCGGGTGGAGATACAGTCGCTGTTTTTCGACGGGCCGCTGAGCAACTGCGGCCCCCGCGACATCGAGCTCTGGCTGGCCGCCCTGACACGTATCCGCCCGCAGGCCCTGCAGGTTTACAGCCTTGACCGCACCCCGGCCGAGAGCCGTCTCAAGGCCGTGCCCCGTGAGCGTTTGGAGCAAATCGCCGACTCCGCCCGGGACTGTCTGCCCGGAATGAAGGTGGCTGTTTTTTGAACTGCATTCGCCGATAAAAAGCGTCGCGGGCCGCATGCCCGCCTCAGGAAAGGACAGAGTCACTATGCCCAAGCTTGCGATCAACGGGGGACGCCCGGTGCGCGAGGCGGCCTACCCCCAGTGGCCGTTCTGGGACGCCAACGAGTTGAAAGCCGTACAGGAGGTAATAAAGAGCGGGGTCTGGGGGATCAACGGCAGCCGGGTCCGCCAA is drawn from bacterium and contains these coding sequences:
- a CDS encoding D-aminoacylase, whose protein sequence is MRSTAFLSLLPLLLPLIGSCSREQVKADTIIRGGTVYDGTGGEPVVADIALRGDSILAIGQLGDSYKGAREIDATGLAVSPGFINVISWAQDALIADGRSQSDLRQGVTLEVMGEGESMGPLNEKMKQEKLERQGDIRYDIEWSTLGQFLEYLERRGVSTNVASFLGAATPRVNVIGYENRPPTPDELERMKEITARAMAEGALGVASALIYMPGSYSTTEELTALASVSAQYGGIYISHIRSEGNRFLEALDEFLEIARRSGARSEIYHFKAAGQVNWDKLEQAIAKVEAARAEGLPVTADIYPYTAAETGLYAVMPTWVQEGGFEAWVERLQDPKVRERLRREMNEPGEGWENFFYLAGAENIKLVGLKNDSLKALTGMSLAEVAARNGTNPAETSMDLVLRDGSRVSAVFFLMSEEQVRRKISLSWVCIGSDAESSAPEGVFLKASAHPRAYGTFARVLGKYVREEKIISLAEAVHRMSGLPATTLRLERRGFLKPGYFADIVVFDPQTISDRSTYEQPMQYATGVKHVLVNGTPVIRDGEHTGAKPGRFVRGPGYKG
- a CDS encoding PBP1A family penicillin-binding protein produces the protein MAALRRKKKEERAEGAPRFGTLVRVGLFVATITIFFGLGMGVGLLKYFSAGLPSIAKMELDPPNLVTRIFARDSTLLAELYTERRVPVSLDRIPQSLKDALLSVEDRKFYTHWGIDVWGVIRAFYINQLTHSIQQGGSTITQQLARELFLTRERTYSRKVREAILAWEIERTYTKDEILERYFNQIYFGSGAWGIQEAARTYFGKDVSQLDLAESAVLAGLPNAPSRNSPLNNIDAARERRNWVLECMVETGCLGRAQADSVKATPINLSGGRSREWVAPYFVDYVRQLLLQDYAEEDLYRLGLQVYTGLDVRMQKAAEKALEEQIQYIEAGKIRPFNHPTRAKILEKGGIKDNEQPNMDYLEGAMLTLDPASGDILVMIGGRSYWESKFNRAVQALRQPGSAFKPFVYTAAIDNGIPACQVVEDSPISIPQADGTIWRPSNYEGEFLGPITLRTAMMKSVNLVAIKTLMTVGAETVAAYARRMGITSKIPPVESMAVGSADVYPIELVSAYTTYPNLGVRVGPRAIREIRDSRGNLVRSFQPDREEALSPQTAYIVLSMMRDVVDHGTGYGARQAGFTVPAGGKTGTTNNYTDAWFVGYTPDLVCGVWIGFDRPQRIMNTGTGSLLALPVWTEFMKAAYETMTPRDFDSPADGLTTRLICKASGMLATRFCPPQSVYTEIFKVGTEPGENEECFVHKPSIYSQ
- the tyrS gene encoding tyrosine--tRNA ligase; this translates as MAFPPLNEQMDLIRRGAVEIISEEELERKVSRSLGAGTPLTVKQGFDPTAPDIHLGHTVSIQKLRDFQSLGHRVVFLIGDFTAMIGDPTGRSETRRTMTRQDVLANAETYKEQVFKILDPAATVVDFNSRWLGQLGVEGLMQLTGLYTVARMLERDDFAKRYAEGRPISILEFLYPLMQGYDSVALKSDVELGGTDQKFNLLVGRDLQRSWNQEPQVVLTMPLLVGLDGVHKMSKSLGNYIGINEPAEQIYGKVMSIPDEMIYTYYELVAAAPLEKLQRIKAALADGSNPRDIKRDLALDVTALYHGEAAASAAREHFERVVVRKERPDEVERHSLPAGGEPLWLPGLLRETGLVKSSSEANRMIAQGAVFVDDVKVESGDYKLEPAGEHFVRVGKRRFIKVVFE
- a CDS encoding radical SAM protein, whose translation is MGMKERPLQTKIIYGPVDSRRLGRSLGVNILPTQWKVCTFDCLYCQYGWTCCNWEGPESVEHLGLPTPEEVAEALEAALPALGPVDAVTLAGNGEPTLHPRFEPTVRLVAAVRDRLAPGVPLVILSNSSTITAPEVRRAFRLIDRPVMKLDAGSPVLFDQINRPRPGIEFDKVVEALAALERVEIQSLFFDGPLSNCGPRDIELWLAALTRIRPQALQVYSLDRTPAESRLKAVPRERLEQIADSARDCLPGMKVAVF